Proteins encoded by one window of Scatophagus argus isolate fScaArg1 chromosome 8, fScaArg1.pri, whole genome shotgun sequence:
- the crebzf gene encoding CREB/ATF bZIP transcription factor isoform X1 — translation MITRRRGRIMNNTEVQSLEIEVVDAVETDTDLPSPSEGFPVDAIDTTGIELEDLFGIEDFKWTQDTASSLFDVEFPDLGVRGAMDQDSGIEASIASSPERMSSDLKIKNRKNQSSHIINKNAIAARLNRLKKKEYVSSLERKVGILSTENNMLKKENSQLNKRVEELEDETRYLRAVLANESMLAQLLSRLSGVNGMKLSSSLFQGLDSNDHDYALPRKRVKVEEKETSGGVCLHVDKNHVSVEFCTKCAESASTSLRIFF, via the exons ATGATCACCAGAAGAAGAGGCCGCATTATGAACAACACAGAGGTGCAGTCTTTGGAGATTGAAGTGGTAGATGCAGTCGAAACTGACACCGATCTCCCAAGTCCATCCGAGGGGTTCCCTGTTGATGCTATTGACACAACTGGAATAGAGTTAGAAGACCTGTTTGGAATCGAAGACTTTAAATGGACACAAGATACTGCCTCCTCACTCTTCGATGTTGAGTTCCCTGATCTTGGTGTCCGCGGTGCCATGGATCAAGATTCTGGGATCGAAGCTTCAATAGCCTCATCTCCAGAGAGAATGTCATCTGATTTGAAGATCAAGAACAGAAAAAACCAGTCAAGCCACATCATCAATAAAAATGCCATTGCTGCCAGATTGAATCgtctgaagaagaaagaataCGTCAGCAGCTTGGAGAGGAAAGTTGGCATCCtatcaacagaaaataacatgcTGAAAAAAGAGAATTCTCAGCTGAACAAGAGAGTGGAAGAGTTAGAAGATGAGACCAGGTACCTGAGAGCTGTGCTGGCCAATGAGAGCATGTTAGCCCAGCTCTTGTCCAGGCTGAGCGGTGTGAATGGGATGAAATTATCTTCCTCGCTTTTCCAGGGGCTGGACTCAAACGACCACGACTATGCCTTACCCAGGAAGCGTGTGAaagtggaggagaaagagaccTCTGGTGGAGTGTGTCTGCACGTGGACAAGAACCATGTCTCGGTGGAGTTCTGCACCAAGTGTGCAGAGAGTGCAAGCACATCGCTTAGAAT TTTCTTCTAG
- the las1l gene encoding ribosomal biogenesis protein LAS1L: MKKKNPEKKRHVVAWVNKAEWDQVLEYLYSKDSALQRYALQRISAWKGRYASSTPVAVECTADLVRCQVLDRSGQLDGDDLVLLYGAALVRFVNLITERQQGKTARPLRRLAGNLNIPEWVVNLRHDFTHRKLPTLKWCRKGCKVVLEWLQQEYWSRQLGGGANEDWESQPDGDDEEIDREDALIARQKEMEAYKNARGLLISYEKEQYQTFEDKDKSLCPAPFADMSWLLGEIKQFALESCDLLIDVLLEDGFIIPTVEQLETLGCSTCDNACPTEPRLPQTFLRFWLPLLKMLNSPSFIHLLLEKLFVELKLLAKEQNNHRVFYISAWISEVILCNSNKFEYHFETKVQKKARIKDRIFVNRIQLRWQQLLSACLDAPCISTPHLLQLILDDMEHPLPLETRQRLLQLCSIYTQTAQSESETSLERKQQPIYTLENLHEKLKHSRRHSHPWRSTADLERSESSQAYKWTDVQAEKAKLLRGSPWQVCTDKVLWKNYPLGKVPGQSDDPSCLMAENYSTMTVFDQPVELESSAAHSVPGVSAPVRTSGGLLWNHSDINKLKSGLQLF; this comes from the coding sequence atgaagaaaaagaaccCAGAGAAGAAACGCCATGTGGTGGCCTGGGTCAACAAAGCTGAGTGGGATCAAGTTCTGGAGTATCTTTACTCAAAGGATTCCGCCTTACAGAGGTATGCACTGCAGAGGATATCAGCTTGGAAAGGCAGATATGCCAGCAGCACTCCTGTCGCAGTGGAGTGCACAGCGGACCTGGTAAGGTGCCAAGTGTTAGACAGGTCCGGCCAGCTGGACGGAGATGATCTGGTCTTGCTTTACGGAGCGGCCCTGGTGAGGTTTGTCAATCTGATTACAGAGCGGCAACAAGGGAAAACAGCCCGTCCGCTCCGGCGACTGGCTGGTAACTTAAACATCCCAGAGTGGGTGGTAAACCTGAGGCATGATTTCACACACCGGAAGCTCCCCACCTTGAAATGGTGCCGAAAAGGATGTAAGGTGGTTCTGGAGTGGCTGCAGCAGGAGTACTGGTCCAGGCAGCTGGGAGGAGGGGCTAATGAGGACTGGGAATCACAGCCGGATGGAGACGATGAAGAGATTGATAGAGAAGACGCGCTTATTGCAAGGCAAAAAGAAATGGAAGCCTACAAGAATGCACGGGGGCTTCTGATATCGTATGAAAAGGAGCAGTACCAGACTtttgaagacaaagacaagagtTTGTGCCCAGCCCCTTTTGCAGACATGAGCTGGCTGCTAGGTGAGATCAAGCAGTTTGCCCTGGAGTCATGCGATTTACTGATTGACGTGTTGTTGGAAGATGGCTTTATTATTCCTACTGTTGAACAACTTGAAACGTTAGGCTGTAGCACTTGTGACAATGCATGTCCCACTGAACCCAGACTCCCTCAAACCTTCCTGCGTTTTTGGCTGCCACTCCTGAAGATGCTCAACTCGCCATCCTTTATTCACCTCCTCCTGGAGAAGCTCTTTGTTGAACTGAAGCTTCTTGCCAAAGAGCAGAATAACCACCGGGTTTTCTACATTTCTGCTTGGATTTCAGAGGTCATCCTTTGTAACAGCAACAAATTTGAATACCATTTTGAAACAAAGGTGCAGAAAAAGGCCAGAATTAAGGACAGGATTTTTGTAAATCGCATCCAGCTGAGGtggcagcagctgctctcagcATGCCTGGATGCTCCCTGTATCAGCACGCCTCACTTGCTCCAGTTAATCCTAGATGACATGGAGCATCCACTCCCTCTGGAAACTCGACAGAGGCTGCTCCAGCTCTGCTCCATCTATACACAGACTGCACAGTCAGAATCTGAGACTTCTCTGGAACGGAAACAACAGCCAATATACACACTAGAGAATTTGCATGAGAAGCTGAAGCATTCACGGCGCCACAGCCATCCTTGGCGTTCTACAGCTGACCTGGAGAGGAGCGAGTCCTCTCAGGCCTACAAATGGACAGATGTTCAGGCTGAAAAAGCAAAATTGCTCAGAGGTTCTCCATGGCAGGTGTGCACTGATAAAGTTTTGTGGAAGAACTACCCTCTTGGTAAAGTCCCTGGACAGTCAGATGACCCTTCATGCCTCATGGCAGAAAACTACTCAACAATGACTGTGTTTGACCAGCCGGTGGAGTTGGAGAGCAGTGCCGCACACAGTGTCCCAGGAGTCTCAGCACCAGTGAGAACATCTGGTGGCCTCCTTTGGAACCACAGTGACATTAACAAGCTGAAATCTGGACTGCAGCTTTTTTGA
- the haus7 gene encoding HAUS augmin-like complex subunit 7: protein MAGALKEEQLVRHVYAALQAASCPLVEGLDLQEADSMLQLLCVPSKHRTDILAWICSRINPSLTNSKTMSMSSKDQDVLFKEMAMLGQELMLCRADDLDLIRGGDVSLHKQLQFLEQLLTLVPGCKKPAGPRLDAEMLLNELCAAENLPHLSQMLIPKFDPWPAHIKALSKGNKSSSKPVREETADVATLLQQTQSALEQLQSECEFLNSEAQSPGLFSPSSLRVAARDLQQLMATFSHVFETDLRAHCSRDPPNFSTETDVFQRVHQLLQAFITELEMLKEVSEVSVSMNEEVNKLQTRPCSQSRGEKHTLQDQLEELGGQIRDIFSLLHS, encoded by the exons ATGGCGGGTGCTTTGAAAGAAGAGCAGCTTGTAAGGCATGTTTATGCTGCATTACAG gCCGCGTCTTGTCCTTTGGTGGAAGGTCTGGACCTGCAGGAAGCAGACAgcatgctgcagctgctttgtgttCCCTCTAAGCACCGCACTGACATACTGGCATGGATCTGCAGCAG AATCAACCCAAGCTTAACCAATTCCAAGACAATGTCAATGAGCTCCAAAGACcaagatgttttatttaaag AAATGGCCATGCTTGGGCAGGAGCTGATGCTGTGCAGAGCAGATGACCTGGACCTGATCAGAGGG GGTGATGTCAGCCTTCACAAACAGCTTCAGTTCCTGGAGCAGCTTTTAACTCTAGTCCCTGGTTGCAAGAAGCCTGCTGGGCCCAGACTGGATGCGGAGATGCTGCTGAACgagctctgtgctgctgaaaaccTGCCTCACCTTTCACAAATGCTCATACCCAAATTCGACCCCTGGCCTGCACACATCAA GGCTTTAAGCAAAGGCAACAAATCATCCTCGAAGCCAGTTAGAGAGGAGACTGCTGATGTTGCCACCCTTCTACAGCAGACCCAGTCAGCACTGGAGCAGCTACAGTCAGAG tgTGAATTCCTGAACAGCGAGGCGCAGAGTCCTGGTCTGTTCTCTCCGAGCTCATTGCGCGTGGCAGCGCGTGACCTCCAGCAGCTGATGGCTACTTTCAGCCATGTTTTTGAAACGGACTTAAGAGCTCACTGTAGCAGAGATCCCCCCAActtcagcacagagacagacgtcTTCCAGAGAGtacaccaactgctgcaggCCTTCATCACG GAGCTGGAAATGCTAAAGGAAGTATCAGAAGTGTCAGTGTCCATGAATGAGGAAGTAAACAAGCTACAAACACGGCCTTGCTCTCAGAGCCGAGGAGAGAAGCATACATTAC aggatCAACTGGAGGAACTTGGTGGGCAAATTAGAGACATTTTCTCCCTGCTTCATTCTTGA
- the crebzf gene encoding CREB/ATF bZIP transcription factor isoform X2 — MITRRRGRIMNNTEVQSLEIEVVDAVETDTDLPSPSEGFPVDAIDTTGIELEDLFGIEDFKWTQDTASSLFDVEFPDLGVRGAMDQDSGIEASIASSPERMSSDLKIKNRKNQSSHIINKNAIAARLNRLKKKEYVSSLERKVGILSTENNMLKKENSQLNKRVEELEDETRYLRAVLANESMLAQLLSRLSGVNGMKLSSSLFQGLDSNDHDYALPRKRVKVEEKETSGGVCLHVDKNHVSVEFCTKCAESASTSLRM, encoded by the coding sequence ATGATCACCAGAAGAAGAGGCCGCATTATGAACAACACAGAGGTGCAGTCTTTGGAGATTGAAGTGGTAGATGCAGTCGAAACTGACACCGATCTCCCAAGTCCATCCGAGGGGTTCCCTGTTGATGCTATTGACACAACTGGAATAGAGTTAGAAGACCTGTTTGGAATCGAAGACTTTAAATGGACACAAGATACTGCCTCCTCACTCTTCGATGTTGAGTTCCCTGATCTTGGTGTCCGCGGTGCCATGGATCAAGATTCTGGGATCGAAGCTTCAATAGCCTCATCTCCAGAGAGAATGTCATCTGATTTGAAGATCAAGAACAGAAAAAACCAGTCAAGCCACATCATCAATAAAAATGCCATTGCTGCCAGATTGAATCgtctgaagaagaaagaataCGTCAGCAGCTTGGAGAGGAAAGTTGGCATCCtatcaacagaaaataacatgcTGAAAAAAGAGAATTCTCAGCTGAACAAGAGAGTGGAAGAGTTAGAAGATGAGACCAGGTACCTGAGAGCTGTGCTGGCCAATGAGAGCATGTTAGCCCAGCTCTTGTCCAGGCTGAGCGGTGTGAATGGGATGAAATTATCTTCCTCGCTTTTCCAGGGGCTGGACTCAAACGACCACGACTATGCCTTACCCAGGAAGCGTGTGAaagtggaggagaaagagaccTCTGGTGGAGTGTGTCTGCACGTGGACAAGAACCATGTCTCGGTGGAGTTCTGCACCAAGTGTGCAGAGAGTGCAAGCACATCGCTTAGAATGTAG